From Diceros bicornis minor isolate mBicDic1 chromosome 17, mDicBic1.mat.cur, whole genome shotgun sequence, the proteins below share one genomic window:
- the CPM gene encoding carboxypeptidase M isoform X2: protein MEWLKTETFVLSANLHGGALVASYPFDNGVPATGTLHFRSLTPDDDVFQYLAHTYASKNPDMKKGDQCKNKMNSPNGIINGYSWYPLKGGMQDYNYIWAQCFEITLELSCCKYPPEEKLPVFWNFNKASLIEYIKQVHLGVKGQVFDQNGNPLPNAIVEVQDRKHICPYRTNKFGEYYLLLLPGSYIINVTVPGHDPHLTKVVIPGKSQNFSALKKDILLPFRGQLDSIPESSPSCPVAPLYGDVPSHSAASKPSLFLFLMILFYILFK, encoded by the exons ATGGAGTGGCTGAAAACAGAGACCTTTGTCCTCTCTGCAAACCTGCACGGTGGCGCCCTGGTGGCCAGTTACCCGTTTGATAATGGTGTTCCAG CAACTGGGACGTTACACTTCCGGAGCTTGACCCCCGACGATGACGTTTTTCAATACCTCGCTCATACCTATGCTTCAAAAAATCCCGACATGAAGAAGGGAGATCagtgtaaaaataaaatgaactctCCTAACGGGATTATAAATGGATACTCTTGGTATCCACTCAAAG GTGGAATGCAAGATTACAACTACATCTGGGCCCAGTGTTTTGAAATTACGTTGGAGCTGTCATGCTGTAAATATCCTCCCGAGGAGAAGCTTCCAGTCTTCTGGAATTTTAACAAAGCCTCACTGATTGAATATATAAAACAGGTGCACCTAG GTGTAAAGGGTCAAGTTTTTGATCAGAATGGAAATCCGTTACCCAATGCAATTGTGGAAGTCCAAGACAGAAAGCATATCTGCCCCTACAGAACTAACAAATTTGGAGAATATTATCTCCTTCTCTTGCCTGGGTCCTATATAATAAAT gTCACGGTCCCTGGACACGACCCACACCTCACGAAGGTGGTTATTCCAGGAAAATCCCAGAACTTCAGTGCTCTGAAAAAGGATATTTTACTTCCATTCAGAGGGCAGTTGGATTCTATCCCAGAATCCAGTCCTTCGTGTCCTGTGGCTCCTCTGTACGGTGATGTGCCAAGCCACTCGGCTGCATCAAAGCCCAGTCTGTTCTTATTTTTGATGATTCTTTTTTACATATTGTTCAAGTAA